Genomic DNA from Niabella ginsenosidivorans:
CTGGTCCTTATATTTCAGATCGCCGGGAGCAACAATAGAAAACGTTTGCACCGGGCTGGAAGCAATATCACTTTCATCCTTAAAATAACCAATGGCTTCCAGGCCAAAGTATTGTTCTACCGGGTGCCCCTGCCGGTAACTGTATGCTTCCTTTCTGGGGGTTTCCCAGCTTTCTTTAATAGTATTGTGCGCGTAGGAGAACTGCCCGCCAAAATAATAATTCACGGCACCGGCATCCTTGCGGTACGTTGCAGCTACTTCAGCACCGGCATTATTCACCTTACCCAAATTGGCCATTGTTCCCGAAGTATAACCTGCCAGCGCAGAAGTAGTGGCAGACAGGTCTACCAGTATATCCTTCCGGTATTCTTTAAATACATCTGCCGTAAGGCTTAACCGGTTATTGAACAATGTTGCATCCGCACCCAGGTTATAGATCATTGAACGCTCCCAGGTAATATCAGGATTAGCCATTGCCAGTTGTACCAGCCCATTGTACCAGCTTTGCCCCGTTCCGAAATAATAGCCCTGGCTGCTGGCCACTCCCCAGTACTGATTGTAATTAAACCGCGGAGCGCCTTTGTCATTGCCCACACTGCCGGCAGAAGCCCTTAATTTCAGGTAGTTGATCCATTCAGTGTTTTGCAGGAAAGGTTCTTTATGCAGCAACCATCCTGCGGACAATGCCGGGAAAAAACCAAAGCGCTTACCGGGTGCATAATTTTCAAGACCACTGTAGGAAAAGACTCCCTCAGCAAAGTATTTATCCCTGTAGCTATAGGTCAGCCGCCCGGCCAGGTTCTGCATGGCAAAAGGAGAAGCATTGCCAAGCACCGTATATTTATCCTGCTGGAAGAACACCATACCGCCCAGTTCGTGCGCTCCAAACCGGCGCCCGTAGTCCAGCCCGCCCTGAAAGATGATCCGGTTATTTTCATAGTCGCCGCCGGTCACTACGGTCAGGTCCGTATCCAGGCTCCGTTGCAGGTAATATACCGAGTCCTGGCCGCCGGCCCCTTTTGTCCATATGGGCTCATAGTAGGCGTAAGTGCGGGTTTTGTCATAGCGGTTCTGTAACAAATTATCAAACAGCACCGCGCCAAATACTTTCAGCCCCCCGGTAATAAAATCCAGTTGTTGGGTCAGGCGCACATTCATCTGGATGTTCCGGTCGTGCCGCGACTGGTAGCCCCTTTTTAAAAGATCGCCCAGCGGATTGGAGGGAAATGCAGCGGTTCCCGTGATGTTCCCGTCCGGCGTCATTGCCGGGTACAGGTTGGGTGCATAGGTAAGCATGTTCTGCCAGAAAGTGGCCGTTGCTACCGGTGGAAATTTGCGGTCCTGTATATTACCGCCAAGCCCTACCTGTGCCGAAAGTGTTTTTGTGAGGTTCACATCCAGATTGGCGCGCAGGTTGAGCTGGTTGTACCCGATGTTGGCATTATGCTCCTGGTCCGTATGCGCATACAATCCCTGGTTGTTCAGGAACCCAAGCATCACAAAATATTTTGCTGTTTGGTTACCGCCGTTAAAGCTTACCGTGTAATCCTGTATGGGCGCCTGTTTCCGCAACAGTTCATCCATCCAGTTCACATCCGGGTACAGGTAAGGATCTTTTTTCTGGCGATAGCCTTCCAGTTGTGCATCGGTATACAATGCCGGCAGGCCATCATTTTGCAGCGCCTCATTGTACAGGCGGGCAAAATCATAGGAAGACGCCATTTTGGGCAATTGTGTGGGAGACTGCATTCCATACCGCATATTTAAATCAATATGGGGTTTATCAGAAATAGTTCCTCTTTTTGTAGTAACCAGCAGCACTCCGTTCCCTCCCCTTGCCCCGTACATAGCCAGTGCTGCGGCATCCTTTAATACGGATACGCTTTCAATCTCATCCGGCGATAAAAAACTGATGCTGTTTACCTGTATGCCATCAACAATCAGCAGGATGCCATTATTCAGCGTGGTATGCTGACCGCGGATCAGGACAGCAGGGTCATCAAATCCCGGTGCTGTGCCGGTATTGGTAATGGTAACGCCCGGAAGTTTTCCTGCCAGTGCGTTTGTTAAGGTGGCGACCTGCGTTTTTTTAAGCTCTGACCCGGTAACGCTTGAAACAGCGGCATTGCTCTGGTCTTTGGAAAGTGTGCCATAAGCTACCCTTACCGATGAATCGGGGTTTACATTGTACTGAACCGATTGTGCATGAACAACATTCCAGAAGAAACCGCAGCACAACAGCAACCCTATTCTGAGGCAGGGCGTTGCCATAAAGCTCTCTGCCTGATATATTCCTGATTTCATTTTCATTACATTCCTTTTGTGCGTGTACTTTTTTAATACCGTTTCCGGATCACCAGCCGGGGTTTTGCTGGATATAGCCCAGGTTCACTTCACTGATCCGGAACGGATACAGGTACATCTTATCATTCCATACCCGGTCTTCAAATTTTTCCAGGTGATAGGTAGGATTGGCACCGCCCACTAAGCGCAACCCGTACATGCCTCCTTTCATTACTCCTTCATTCCCTGCAATCCTCCACCGCCGCACATCAAAATAGCGGTGCTCCTCAAAGGCCAGTTCCACGCCCCGCTCCCGGTGGATCTTCGCACGCATATCGTCCTGGTTCGTATAGGTATAATCCGGCATGTTCACCCTTCTGCGCACTTCATTCAATGCCCAAACGATCTGGCCCGCATCCCCGTTCATCTCATTCAGCGCTTCGGCGTAGTTCAGGTAGAACTCCGCAAGGCGGAAAGTGATCCATTTTGGCGGTGGATTGGAGCCATTGCTTACCCCCTTTACAAATTTTCTGAGAAAGCCCACACCATTATAGGCATCCAGCAGTTTGCCATGCTGTTCATAAAAATGGTAGACGGTTCCGGTACCTCTTGTCCACTCTTCACCGGAATAAAATACAGATGCCTGAAAACGCGGATCCAGCTCTTTTAATTTCCTGCGGTACTGCTCATAGGGATAATCCACCCCTTCCTGTTCATCCCAGGTCTGATCCGTGCCGTCTGTTTTTTGATAGAACTTTGTAAAATTCAGTGTAACCCCGATATTGATGGGATCTGAGCCGGTATAGACAACGGTTCCGGGCGTCATAAACCGGACGAAATAATTATTGGTGCTGGTGCCCATAAGGCCCGCATCCAGAATAGTCTCATTCACGCTGGGGTTGATAAAGATCTCCTCATAGCGGTCTACGGGATTGCTTTTTCCTTTATACAGTTCGCACCAGCCACTTTCGTTGGCCGCCCAGTCCAGCACCGCTTTGCTGGCATCGGCCGCAAGTTTCCACCGGTTGGGGTCATAGCTGGTGTAACCGATCAGCTCCCGCAGCCGGGCATCGCCTACCGGCACATAGGGCTGGGCAGTGTTGAACAGCGGACTGGCCGCATACAACAGCACCCGGGCTTTTAATGCCAGTGCCGCACCTTTTACAATACGGCCCCTGTATTTGCTTTCATAACTGTTGGGTAGGTTTTTAGCCGCTTCGTCACAACTGCTCACAATAAAATTTACTGTTTCCTCATAAGTGCTCCTGGGTATGCGCACTTCAGGTATGTCGTCAGCACTCCTTACTTTTAATACTTTATCAACAATAGCAATGCCGCCCAGGCGCTGCATCAGGTCAAAATGCATGAGTGCCCGCAGGAATATCGCCTCTGCCTTCATGGAGGCTTTTTCCTCATCTGAGAAAGGCGATTTGTCAATATTTTCAATAAAAATATTGGCATTGCGTATGCCCTTATAGCAAAACTCACTACGGAACTCGTACCAGTATATATCGCTGGAGCTCCAGTTGCCTTTATTGAATGCTTCTGCGCCGGTAATATTGGAATAAGCATCCGCCTCATCATCCGCTGCGGCAACAATGGTATAGGTTGCACCATAATGATAAAAGCCGTTCTCTCCGGAAGCCCAGTAGTAGGGAAATTCAAAAATGGAACAGGTACGGTATACGCTCCACAGGAATTCTTCAGTGCGCTCCTTCGAGGCAAAAACATCTTCCAGTTTAATATCGCTGCTCTCCGGCTTTTCCAGGTACTTGTTACAGGAGCTGATGAGCAGGCATACAATGCTCCATACAATCAGTTTATTTATTATGCTTCTTTTCATATGAAAACTGTTTCATTAGAATGAAAGATTGATACCGCCGTTAAACACCCGCATGGGAGGATAGGTACGGCCCCATAGCTCACGCGCATCCGGGTCTTTGCTGTATTTGAGATGATCCCGTGTAATCAGGTTGTTGCCGCTTACATAAACGCGCAGACTGCTCATGCCCATCCGTTTTAATGCTTTTGATGTAAAGCGGTAGCCCAGCTCTACGTTTTTCAGACGGATGTACGAAGCATCCTGTATCCAGAAACTGGAAGGCTGATAGTTGTGCTGTTTGTCCGGTGATAATTCCACCCGGGGAAAAGAAATCGGGTCCCCGTTTGCATAGCGCTCCGGTGTCCAGCGCTCCAGGTGCCACTTCTGGGCACTTCCCCAGGAAGATACAAAGGGATAGGCAGCCGCAGAAGAAAAGCTGGCCGACACATGATCCGTTCCCTGTACCAGCACGCTCAGGTCAAACCCTTTCCATGAAAAACCACCGGACATGCTATAGGTGATCTCCGGCCAGTCGGAATAGCCAACAGGTCCCATATCGTCTTCATCAATGATCCCATTACCATCCAGGTCTTTGTATTTCATATCTCCCGGTTGCAGTCCGGCTCCTTCCCATTTTGATTTTGGCCGGTTGGGATCGTTGATCTCTTCCCAGGTATTATAAAACCCTTCAAAGGTCAGCCCAAAGTATTGCTCAAGGGGTTTACCCGTAC
This window encodes:
- a CDS encoding SusC/RagA family TonB-linked outer membrane protein, whose protein sequence is MKSGIYQAESFMATPCLRIGLLLCCGFFWNVVHAQSVQYNVNPDSSVRVAYGTLSKDQSNAAVSSVTGSELKKTQVATLTNALAGKLPGVTITNTGTAPGFDDPAVLIRGQHTTLNNGILLIVDGIQVNSISFLSPDEIESVSVLKDAAALAMYGARGGNGVLLVTTKRGTISDKPHIDLNMRYGMQSPTQLPKMASSYDFARLYNEALQNDGLPALYTDAQLEGYRQKKDPYLYPDVNWMDELLRKQAPIQDYTVSFNGGNQTAKYFVMLGFLNNQGLYAHTDQEHNANIGYNQLNLRANLDVNLTKTLSAQVGLGGNIQDRKFPPVATATFWQNMLTYAPNLYPAMTPDGNITGTAAFPSNPLGDLLKRGYQSRHDRNIQMNVRLTQQLDFITGGLKVFGAVLFDNLLQNRYDKTRTYAYYEPIWTKGAGGQDSVYYLQRSLDTDLTVVTGGDYENNRIIFQGGLDYGRRFGAHELGGMVFFQQDKYTVLGNASPFAMQNLAGRLTYSYRDKYFAEGVFSYSGLENYAPGKRFGFFPALSAGWLLHKEPFLQNTEWINYLKLRASAGSVGNDKGAPRFNYNQYWGVASSQGYYFGTGQSWYNGLVQLAMANPDITWERSMIYNLGADATLFNNRLSLTADVFKEYRKDILVDLSATTSALAGYTSGTMANLGKVNNAGAEVAATYRKDAGAVNYYFGGQFSYAHNTIKESWETPRKEAYSYRQGHPVEQYFGLEAIGYFKDESDIASSPVQTFSIVAPGDLKYKDQNNDGIIDENDQVAIGKQNYPEINYGIQAGVSYKNVYLDVFFQGVADKSVYLNGYLFQPFINNANILDWAVNGHWTPETQATATYPRLTTQANPNNYQPSAFWVRNADFIRLRNVELGYRFPVNLVKKIGMEQAKIFVSGLNLVTWDDLAVDVDPEMLGQGYPVLKSWSAGIMVKF
- a CDS encoding RagB/SusD family nutrient uptake outer membrane protein, which gives rise to MKRSIINKLIVWSIVCLLISSCNKYLEKPESSDIKLEDVFASKERTEEFLWSVYRTCSIFEFPYYWASGENGFYHYGATYTIVAAADDEADAYSNITGAEAFNKGNWSSSDIYWYEFRSEFCYKGIRNANIFIENIDKSPFSDEEKASMKAEAIFLRALMHFDLMQRLGGIAIVDKVLKVRSADDIPEVRIPRSTYEETVNFIVSSCDEAAKNLPNSYESKYRGRIVKGAALALKARVLLYAASPLFNTAQPYVPVGDARLRELIGYTSYDPNRWKLAADASKAVLDWAANESGWCELYKGKSNPVDRYEEIFINPSVNETILDAGLMGTSTNNYFVRFMTPGTVVYTGSDPINIGVTLNFTKFYQKTDGTDQTWDEQEGVDYPYEQYRRKLKELDPRFQASVFYSGEEWTRGTGTVYHFYEQHGKLLDAYNGVGFLRKFVKGVSNGSNPPPKWITFRLAEFYLNYAEALNEMNGDAGQIVWALNEVRRRVNMPDYTYTNQDDMRAKIHRERGVELAFEEHRYFDVRRWRIAGNEGVMKGGMYGLRLVGGANPTYHLEKFEDRVWNDKMYLYPFRISEVNLGYIQQNPGW